In one window of Mus pahari chromosome 3, PAHARI_EIJ_v1.1, whole genome shotgun sequence DNA:
- the Dusp15 gene encoding dual specificity protein phosphatase 15, which translates to MGNGMTKVLPGLYLGNFIDAKDPDQLGRNKITHIISIHESPQPLLQDITYLRISVSDTPEVPIKKHFKECVHFIHSCRLNGGNCLVHCFAGISRSTTIVIAYVMTVTGLGWQEVLEAIKASRPIANPNPGFRQQLEEFGWANSQKLRRQLEERFGEIPFRDEEDLRALLPLCRRCRQGSATSAASATTASSAASEGTLQRLVPRSPRDSHQPLPLLARVKQTFFCLPRCLSRKGGK; encoded by the exons ATGGGGAATGGCATGACCAAG GTACTTCCTGGACTCTACCTTGGAAACTTCATTG ATGCCAAAGACCCGGATCAGCTGGGCCGGAATAAGATCACACACATCATCTCTATCCACGAATCACCCCAGCCCCTATTGCAG GATATCACCTACCTTCGAATCTCAGTGTCTGATACTCCTGAGGTACCCAT CAAAAAGCACTTCAAAGAGTGCGTCCACTTTATCCACTCTTGCCGCCTCAACGGGGGTAACTGCCTTGTGCACTG CTTTGCAGGTATATCTCGAAGTACCACCATAGTGATCGCCTATGTGATGACGGTGACTGGACTTGGCTGGCAGGAAGTGCTGGAAGCCATCAAAGCCTCCCGGCCCATCGCCAACCCAAACCCGGGCTTTAGGCAGCAGCTCGAGGAGTTTGGCTGGGCAAACTCCCAGAAG cTTCGCCGGCAGCTGGAGGAGCGCTTCGGGGAGATCCCGTTCCGCGACGAGGAGGACTTGCGCGCGCTGCTGCCTCTCTGCAGGCGCTGTCGCCAGGGCTCGGCGACGTCGGCAGCGTCGGCCACCACAGCGTCCTCGGCCGCTTCCGAGGGGACCCTGCAGCGCCTGGTGCCGCGATCGCCGCGGGATTCACACCAGCCGCTGCCGCTGCTGGCGCGCGTCAAGCAGACTTTCTTCTGCCTCCCGCGGTGCCTGTCGCGCAAGGGTGGCAAGTGA